AAAGCGTCGACCCGCGCGGCCTCGCCGATGTTTTTACCGTCTTTCAGGATGGCGGTGCCGACGGGTGCGGTCTCGCTCGCGCCGACACCCGCGACGGCGTGGCGGACGCCTTCGAGCTTGGGTGCTTCGCCCGCGACGACCTCCGCTCGGCCATCGAAAATCAAGAGAACCGGGTCGTTCCCGCGTGGCTCGCTGACGAGCTCGCCGTCGCTGATGCAGAGGCCGACGATTTCGCGGGCCCCGAAGAAGTTGGCGTTCGTCGCCAGCGTCACGTCGTTCGCCTCGGCCCACTCGTCAGTCGGCACGCGGACCGGCACGCCTTCGTCGTTGCGTGTGTCACTGACGAACAGCTCGATGGCCGGGTCGGTCAGGTCGATCGTCGCGAGCCAGCCGCGGGCCAGGCCCACGTCGGTCTCGTACTCGACCGTCGTGATCGTCAGCGGCTCGGCACGAGCAATGCCGGCAAGAGCGAAAACGAGGATGCCGACCAGGCGAATCACAGACGAATCCTCCCGTCGCGGATGGCGGCGAAGGCTTCCTCGATCGCGTCGGCAATGCCTTCGCGTGCTGGGTCGAGTTCCTCTTCGTCACCGTCACCGATCTCGCCCTGCCAGTAGATGCCGACGAGATAGTGCAGGTTCGTCTCGCGATCGAAGACGTAAGCGACGTCGCAGAAGGAGCCGTCGCCGGGCCACCAGCCGGGCTTGTTGTACTGTTTGAAGTTCCCCAGCCGATCGAGGCCTCGGTCGACGAACGGCTCGTTGGTCTCGGCCATCGCGTCCGTCAATACGCCGAAGCCGTCGAGGTCGCGGGCATCGGTCAGGAACGTCGCGGCGGCGAGGCGGACGAGGTCGTCGGTGCTGGACCAGTTGCTCTCGCCACCGGCCGCATTGAGCGGCATGTCGGGCGCCGGTCGAGCGTCGACATCGACGACGGCCTCGCCAGAGACGAAGCGGGCCGGGCGACTGTGGTTCCAGTGCGGCCGGGTGAAGTGCCGGCGGATGAGGAGCGACTCGCAGCCGATTTCCTTGAGAAAATCACGCGTTTCGGCAAAGCCGGCGACCTCCTGGAGCGTGTTGAAGTCGTCGTTGTCGCTCTCCTTGATCATCGCCGTGAGCAGCTCGGCGACGGGTTTGGGCTCGCTGTCGTCGAGGGAGACCAGCCACGCCTGGAACGGCAACTCGGGCTCGAGGTCGTCGACCTGACGGAGCGTCATGAGCGCGGTCGCAAGCTTGACGGTGCTGGCCGGGTAGAAGCCGTCGTCGCCGGTGTCGCGCCAGCGGACGGCGCGGAGGCCGTCGACGTCGATCTTGGCGATCGTCATCGCACTGCCTTCGGGCATTTCAATCGCATCGAGCACAGCCTGCGACTCGCTCGTCGCCCCGCCGTCGAGAAGGACGATCGGCGTCTTGACGGTGCGGCGTTTCAGCCATGGTTGCGCGACCTTTGCGTTGGATCGAGTCGACGGCGGTTCTTCAGTCATGACGTCATGCGTCTCTTCGTCAACGAAATAGCGAAGCCCACCAAGATTGTTCCGGTTTCCAAAGACGTTCGAGTGTCGAAGAAAGATCTCAAAGGGGGCTTCGAGTCTTGGAAACCGCGCCGTCACCGTTCGAGTCTCGGCGTCGAAAGTATGAGCGACCTCCTCACCGTTGACGGTCAACGCGATTGACGATGGGACAGGTCCGCGGAACTCATCGCCCCACCACTTCGGTAGTCCGGTGTCGAGCTGATAAGTGACGACCATGTCCCCTTGGTCAAACTCCCACGTCATCGTTTGCGTCGGCCTGCCTGCGAAGGCCCATTCGACCAGGCCGCGGTAGATGGCGTAGGCCTCGCGGAGGTTGTGCCGCGGGTCGTCGAGTCGCTGTTCTTCCTCAGGATTCGAGTGAAAACTCGACTCCAGCAGCATGGCCGGGACGCGGGCGTTGCGGAGGACGCCGAAGCCGCTCTTGAACATCTGGAAGTCGCTCATCAGCGGCGACGAGTAGCCGACGTCGGTCCGCATGGTGCGGGTCAGCTCGCGGGCGATGTGGCGTGCGGCGTCGAGCTCCGGGCCGGCGGTGGCGAGGTCGCCGTGAAGGTAGATGCTCGTGTAGTTCACCACCGGCCGACTCGCGGCGTTGTGGTGCAGCGAGATGAACAGGTCCGCGTTCAGGTCGTTCGCAACCTTCGCCCGGTCGGCAAGTGACAGGTCGCGATCGATGTCGCGCGTCAGCTCCACCTTCGCCCCGGCGTCGGTGAGCATGCGCTCGAGCAGCTTGGCGACACGCAGATTGATCTCCGCCTCGCGCACGCCGGTCGGCCCACGCTTCCAATTCGGCAGGTGCGCGTCGCCACCGTGGCCGGGGTCGAGGACGAAGAGCATGTCCTTGAGGACGTGTTCCTCGGGGTGTCGCTCCAGGATCGTCTCGACCGGCGGGAAGTCGGTCCAGGCGCGCTCGCCGTCGAGCAGCGCCATTGCCTCGTCCATCGACATCGGGCGCGTGGTCTGAGCGAGAACAATCGATGGAAGTGAAACGAGCAGGCACACCCAAAGCGCGAGCGACCGCGCGATGGCTCGTGGAATGCGTCGACGAACGTCGGGCTTAGCCGCCCGCGTTAGCGGGCGATTCTGCGACCAGAAGCGCCCGCTGACGCGGGCGGCTAACTGCACAGGACGTTTGATGCTGGGATAAGGCTGGACAGCGTTCATCGGACTTCCTCGACGGGGACCCAAGCACCCTCGTTGGCTTGCGAGCGGTTGCCGGCTTCCATGACGGCGACGTTTTCGACGATGTCGCGAAGTGCGACCGGCGCCTTGCCGCCTTCGAAGAACGCGCACATGCCGACGATGAGTCGGGCGTAGACGGGCTCGAAGTCGACGACGAACGAGGTCGCGTTCTTCGTGCCGTGGACGGTCGCGCCGAACGCGTAGCCGCCCTTGCGTTCGAGTCGGATCGAGGCGAATCGGCCGTCGTGATATTCGAGGCGGACCAGGTCGCGGTCGTCGCCGCTGACGGCGCTGATGCGTGAGACGCCCGGGCCGAGGATGGCGTCGACGAGTTCGATCGCGTGGACGCCGTAGAAGAAGAGTCCGGCCATCGAGTCGTTCAGTTCGCCCGGCCCGAAGGCGTCGACGGCGACGAGATCGCCGAGCTGGTCGGCGTGAAGGTCTTCGAGTTCCTTGACGAATCGCAGACTGCTGGCCGAATAGCAGCGGGCGCCCGACGCGCGGCTGACTTCGAGGAGCTCCTTGGCCTCGGCCAGCGAGCAGGTCAGCGGCTTGTCGACGTACGTCGGCAGGCCCTTGCGGACGGCCGGCAACGCGAGTTCGAGGTGTCGATTGCCGTTGACGGCCAGGACCATCACGCCATCGACGGCGTCGAGCATGGCGTCCAGGTCGTCCACGTGCTCGACGCCCAGCTTCCGTGCCTCGGCCAGCCAGCCGTCGACGTCGTCCTGC
This DNA window, taken from Planctomycetota bacterium, encodes the following:
- a CDS encoding N-acetylmuramoyl-L-alanine amidase, translating into MSMDEAMALLDGERAWTDFPPVETILERHPEEHVLKDMLFVLDPGHGGDAHLPNWKRGPTGVREAEINLRVAKLLERMLTDAGAKVELTRDIDRDLSLADRAKVANDLNADLFISLHHNAASRPVVNYTSIYLHGDLATAGPELDAARHIARELTRTMRTDVGYSSPLMSDFQMFKSGFGVLRNARVPAMLLESSFHSNPEEEQRLDDPRHNLREAYAIYRGLVEWAFAGRPTQTMTWEFDQGDMVVTYQLDTGLPKWWGDEFRGPVPSSIALTVNGEEVAHTFDAETRTVTARFPRLEAPFEIFLRHSNVFGNRNNLGGLRYFVDEETHDVMTEEPPSTRSNAKVAQPWLKRRTVKTPIVLLDGGATSESQAVLDAIEMPEGSAMTIAKIDVDGLRAVRWRDTGDDGFYPASTVKLATALMTLRQVDDLEPELPFQAWLVSLDDSEPKPVAELLTAMIKESDNDDFNTLQEVAGFAETRDFLKEIGCESLLIRRHFTRPHWNHSRPARFVSGEAVVDVDARPAPDMPLNAAGGESNWSSTDDLVRLAAATFLTDARDLDGFGVLTDAMAETNEPFVDRGLDRLGNFKQYNKPGWWPGDGSFCDVAYVFDRETNLHYLVGIYWQGEIGDGDEEELDPAREGIADAIEEAFAAIRDGRIRL
- a CDS encoding phosphodiester glycosidase family protein, with the translated sequence MIRLVGILVFALAGIARAEPLTITTVEYETDVGLARGWLATIDLTDPAIELFVSDTRNDEGVPVRVPTDEWAEANDVTLATNANFFGAREIVGLCISDGELVSEPRGNDPVLLIFDGRAEVVAGEAPKLEGVRHAVAGVGASETAPVGTAILKDGKNIGEAARVDAFKRHPRTGAGVDEAGTTLFLLVVDGRQPGHSVGVTLRELAELMIQAGADDAVNLDGGGSSAFLYRNKQGQWQSNRPSAGTHRPVPNHIGVRVHRVDSRERP
- a CDS encoding Gfo/Idh/MocA family oxidoreductase; the protein is MSQVSTASGDFRLGVIGVDSSHLPAFASRIADLHKAGNTRCRVTHLWTDGRHDMPQDDVDGWLAEARKLGVEHVDDLDAMLDAVDGVMVLAVNGNRHLELALPAVRKGLPTYVDKPLTCSLAEAKELLEVSRASGARCYSASSLRFVKELEDLHADQLGDLVAVDAFGPGELNDSMAGLFFYGVHAIELVDAILGPGVSRISAVSGDDRDLVRLEYHDGRFASIRLERKGGYAFGATVHGTKNATSFVVDFEPVYARLIVGMCAFFEGGKAPVALRDIVENVAVMEAGNRSQANEGAWVPVEEVR